A part of Aminivibrio pyruvatiphilus genomic DNA contains:
- the cas4 gene encoding CRISPR-associated protein Cas4, translating to MYLEEDLLPISGLQHLNFCERQWALIHMEQEWAENVLTVEGKQLHLHVHESGTESRGPVRLVRGLQLRSLELGLFGVADLVEFHSTSSGQIPYPVEYKRGRKRYDRSDELQLCAQAMCLEEMLRIAVPEGAVYYGQPRRRQLVSLDAVLRDGVRRLCERARQLYEEKRLPPPVHAHHCENCSLLSVCMPELGGKDRSKAYVDDIIRNIAEVI from the coding sequence ATGTATTTGGAAGAAGATCTTCTTCCCATTTCCGGCCTCCAACATTTGAACTTTTGCGAACGCCAGTGGGCATTGATCCACATGGAGCAGGAATGGGCGGAGAACGTGCTGACCGTTGAAGGGAAGCAACTTCACCTGCACGTCCACGAATCGGGAACCGAATCTCGGGGGCCTGTTCGACTGGTGCGGGGACTGCAGCTACGCTCACTTGAACTGGGGCTTTTCGGGGTGGCCGATCTCGTGGAATTCCACAGCACTTCTTCGGGACAAATACCCTATCCTGTGGAGTACAAGAGGGGCCGGAAACGCTATGACCGTTCCGACGAACTCCAGCTCTGCGCCCAGGCCATGTGCCTCGAAGAAATGCTCCGGATAGCCGTTCCGGAAGGAGCGGTCTACTACGGACAACCCCGGAGGCGGCAACTGGTCAGCCTTGATGCCGTCCTGCGGGACGGAGTTCGCCGCCTGTGCGAAAGAGCAAGGCAACTCTATGAAGAAAAGCGCCTTCCTCCGCCGGTGCATGCACATCATTGCGAAAACTGTTCGCTGCTTTCCGTCTGCATGCCCGAACTCGGCGGAAAAGACCGTTCAAAAGCTTATGTGGACGATATCATCAGGAACATCGCCGAGGTAATATGA
- the cas8c gene encoding type I-C CRISPR-associated protein Cas8c/Csd1 — MSWMQRLYETYELAMKLPEQGENPRPIPTSHISQQAYIEIVLDEKGQLLNASVVNKEDTLLPATEDSATRSSGGAPHPLCDKIQYVAADYPTYGGIKPSYFEDFKSGSENKLGYRSLLVKWHEFSRHPKLKAIRTFIEEGRVVEHLVGQGVLHLDEKGKLCTSWPDAKTMPPLFKLLTKKKEGDDTVQDQGDAMVRWKVRQPGELEDRTWKDKTLITSWQKFNETLQGENGLCMVTGELLPLGTKHPASIRHSGDKAKLISSNDTTGYTFRGRFTDGGQACTVGYEVSQKAHNALRWLIQRQAFRNEDQVIVSWEPSGKPVPPIAANSLEAFFEEETGESLANGQTVIGDIGQEYALRLRKKIAGWSAKLGDADKIVVLGLDSTIPGKGRMAITLYRELKGSEFLRRLENWHSSFAWPQRYSKDIQFVGAPSPKDIADAAFGRRIDPKLSKSTVNRILPCIVDGSPIPRDLVRSVCIRASTGRAGLEFWEWFKVLGIACGLFKGSHKERGYSMALETERRTRDYLYGRLLAIAENIESRALFLSGEKRDTNAAKLMQRFSERPNSTWLLIRQSLTPYMTRLQSQRPSFLHVMKSLLGEVHSMFNTEEFVDDKPLSGEFLLGYYCQIKELTSKKETDAQGPDTDITVQEEE, encoded by the coding sequence ATGAGCTGGATGCAGCGGCTCTACGAGACATACGAGCTGGCCATGAAGCTCCCGGAACAGGGTGAGAATCCCCGTCCCATCCCTACAAGCCACATCTCCCAGCAAGCCTACATTGAGATCGTGCTCGACGAAAAGGGGCAGCTTCTGAACGCGTCGGTGGTGAACAAGGAAGACACCCTTCTTCCCGCAACGGAGGACTCAGCCACGCGATCAAGCGGAGGAGCCCCTCATCCCCTGTGCGACAAAATCCAGTATGTGGCTGCTGACTACCCGACATACGGCGGCATAAAACCATCCTACTTTGAGGACTTCAAGAGCGGATCGGAAAACAAATTAGGATATCGCTCCCTCCTTGTAAAGTGGCATGAGTTTTCTCGTCACCCGAAACTCAAGGCAATCAGGACCTTTATTGAGGAAGGGCGGGTGGTGGAACATCTCGTGGGACAGGGCGTTCTTCATCTGGATGAGAAGGGGAAACTTTGCACCTCATGGCCTGACGCCAAAACAATGCCCCCTCTCTTCAAACTGCTCACGAAAAAAAAAGAAGGAGATGACACTGTCCAGGACCAGGGAGATGCTATGGTGCGATGGAAGGTCCGACAACCCGGAGAATTGGAAGACCGAACCTGGAAAGACAAGACCCTCATCACCTCATGGCAAAAGTTTAACGAAACCCTCCAGGGTGAAAACGGATTATGCATGGTGACAGGAGAACTTCTTCCTCTTGGAACGAAGCATCCTGCGTCGATCCGTCACAGTGGAGACAAGGCAAAACTCATTTCCTCCAACGATACTACAGGTTATACCTTCCGTGGGCGCTTCACCGACGGAGGCCAGGCGTGCACGGTAGGATACGAAGTCTCCCAGAAGGCTCATAACGCCCTGAGATGGCTTATTCAACGCCAAGCCTTCAGGAACGAGGATCAGGTGATCGTGTCCTGGGAACCCTCCGGAAAACCCGTTCCTCCCATCGCCGCGAATTCGTTGGAGGCCTTTTTCGAGGAGGAAACCGGAGAATCCCTCGCTAACGGACAGACGGTCATCGGGGACATCGGCCAGGAGTATGCCCTCAGGCTGCGAAAGAAAATTGCCGGGTGGAGCGCCAAACTCGGCGACGCTGACAAGATCGTCGTTCTGGGCCTCGACTCCACTATCCCAGGGAAAGGACGAATGGCGATCACCCTCTACCGGGAGCTGAAAGGGTCCGAATTCCTCAGGAGGCTGGAGAACTGGCACTCCTCCTTTGCCTGGCCCCAGCGCTACAGCAAGGACATCCAGTTCGTCGGGGCTCCTTCACCCAAAGACATTGCGGACGCCGCCTTTGGGCGGCGAATCGATCCCAAGCTCAGCAAATCTACTGTCAACCGGATTCTCCCCTGTATCGTGGACGGAAGTCCCATCCCACGGGACCTGGTGAGGTCCGTCTGCATTAGGGCAAGCACGGGCAGGGCAGGGCTTGAATTCTGGGAATGGTTCAAGGTCCTGGGTATCGCGTGCGGACTATTCAAAGGCTCACACAAAGAAAGGGGATATTCCATGGCGCTCGAAACGGAAAGAAGAACCCGAGACTATTTGTATGGACGCCTTCTGGCGATAGCCGAGAATATCGAATCCCGTGCCCTCTTCCTGAGCGGCGAGAAAAGGGACACCAACGCCGCGAAACTTATGCAGCGTTTCTCGGAACGGCCGAATTCCACCTGGCTCCTGATACGGCAATCATTGACACCGTACATGACGCGATTGCAGAGCCAGCGGCCTTCCTTTCTGCATGTAATGAAGTCGCTGCTCGGGGAAGTCCACTCTATGTTTAACACAGAGGAATTCGTGGATGACAAACCCCTTTCGGGAGAATTTCTTCTGGGATATTACTGTCAGATAAAGGAATTGACGTCGAAGAAAGAAACCGATGCCCAGGGTCCGGATACAGATATAACAGTACAGGAGGAGGAGTAA
- the cas7c gene encoding type I-C CRISPR-associated protein Cas7/Csd2 — protein sequence MSLSKKIDFAVLLFVRNANPNGDPLNGNRPRTTYEGLGEMSDVCIKRKIRDRLLENGINIFVQSDDRKIDECTSLKTRAEAVLGKKMGGNETVKKACETWFDVRAFGQLFAFKSGKNEDSGVSVPIRGPVTVQSAFTVEPVSITSTQITKSVSGDEGKDGKRSSDTMGMKHRIDDGYYYFYGSMNPQLAEKTGFSDEDAETIKKILPRLFENDASSARPEGSMRVCKVFWWEHNCKSGQYSSARVHNSIRFKGDGTYEEQRLSNLTPEILEGF from the coding sequence ATGTCTCTCAGCAAAAAAATAGATTTCGCAGTGCTCTTGTTCGTTCGCAACGCCAACCCCAACGGCGATCCCCTGAATGGAAACCGGCCCCGAACCACCTACGAGGGATTGGGCGAGATGTCGGATGTGTGCATCAAGCGGAAGATACGGGACCGGCTGCTCGAGAACGGAATCAACATTTTCGTCCAGTCGGACGATCGAAAAATCGATGAATGTACATCCCTTAAAACCCGTGCCGAGGCAGTGCTCGGCAAGAAAATGGGCGGAAACGAAACAGTGAAAAAGGCCTGTGAAACATGGTTTGACGTACGGGCCTTCGGCCAGCTCTTCGCCTTCAAATCTGGGAAAAATGAAGATTCAGGAGTTTCCGTCCCCATCAGGGGTCCCGTCACAGTACAGTCGGCGTTTACCGTGGAACCCGTCAGCATCACTAGCACCCAGATCACCAAAAGCGTCAGCGGCGATGAAGGGAAGGACGGCAAACGGAGTTCTGACACCATGGGTATGAAACACCGGATCGACGACGGATATTACTACTTCTACGGCAGCATGAACCCGCAGCTTGCGGAAAAAACCGGCTTCAGCGACGAAGATGCGGAAACAATAAAAAAAATACTTCCCAGGCTCTTTGAAAACGATGCTTCTTCCGCCCGACCTGAAGGCAGCATGCGTGTCTGCAAAGTCTTCTGGTGGGAACACAACTGCAAATCCGGGCAATACTCATCGGCCAGGGTTCACAATTCCATCAGGTTCAAGGGTGATGGTACATACGAGGAGCAACGGCTCAGCAATCTGACGCCGGAAATACTTGAGGGTTTTTAA
- the cas5c gene encoding type I-C CRISPR-associated protein Cas5c: protein MRNSIEFRLWGKFALFTDPITKVGGEKCTYHIPTYEALEGIARSIYWKPTFNWYIDAVRVMRPIRTQSKGVKPLDYTAGGNFLSMYTYLSDVEYQVRAHFEWNTLLPELEGDRNEGKHFEIARRMLERGGRRDIFLGTRECQGYAEPCAFNSGEGTYDNSGEIAYGLMFHSFSYPEESGKEELHSRFWFAAMVDGRIVFPRPEECTVTKFVRTMKPTNFRPGISFSGLGEEGLL, encoded by the coding sequence GACCCCATAACAAAAGTGGGAGGGGAAAAATGTACCTACCACATCCCGACCTACGAGGCACTGGAAGGTATTGCCCGATCCATTTACTGGAAGCCCACCTTCAACTGGTACATTGATGCCGTCAGGGTGATGCGACCCATACGTACCCAGAGCAAGGGGGTTAAGCCCCTGGATTATACCGCCGGGGGAAACTTTCTCTCGATGTATACATACCTCTCCGATGTGGAGTACCAGGTCCGGGCTCATTTTGAATGGAATACCCTCCTTCCGGAACTGGAAGGGGACCGCAACGAAGGAAAACACTTCGAGATCGCCAGGCGAATGCTGGAGCGAGGCGGCCGCAGGGATATCTTTCTTGGAACGAGAGAGTGCCAGGGATATGCTGAACCCTGTGCCTTCAATTCAGGGGAAGGAACGTACGACAATAGCGGAGAAATCGCTTACGGCTTGATGTTTCACAGCTTCAGCTACCCTGAGGAGTCAGGAAAAGAGGAACTCCACAGCCGGTTCTGGTTCGCCGCGATGGTGGACGGGCGCATTGTCTTCCCCAGGCCGGAAGAATGTACCGTCACAAAGTTCGTACGTACCATGAAACCGACAAATTTCCGCCCAGGAATTTCATTTTCGGGCCTGGGAGAGGAGGGGCTCTTATGA
- the cas1c gene encoding type I-C CRISPR-associated endonuclease Cas1c: MMKRILNTLFVTTQGAWLSQDGENVVVHLDRQTSKKFPLHLFESIVCFGRVNATGPLMGFCGRKGIPISFLSENGRFLARVDGPVRGNVLLRRQQYRVADNNEGTLSIAKSVLIGKIGNSRAVLMRTARDNPDRDMHPLTDAVRYLSGQVEELKRVGNLEAMRGLEGDAAQCYFGAFDNMILNQKESFQFTGRSRRPPLDRVNAMLSFVYSMLAHDIASALEGVGLDPAVGFLHKERPGRPSLALDIMEEFRSWLADRLVLSLINLNQVRADGFVITESGAVIMDEEVRKTVISAWQKRKQDELTHPFLGEKIQIGLLPHMQARLLARHIRGELEVYPPYQWR; the protein is encoded by the coding sequence ATGATGAAAAGGATATTAAATACCCTTTTTGTTACCACCCAGGGTGCCTGGCTTTCCCAGGATGGAGAAAACGTGGTCGTTCATCTGGACAGGCAAACGTCCAAGAAATTTCCTCTCCACCTGTTCGAGTCAATTGTCTGTTTCGGCAGGGTCAACGCAACGGGTCCTCTCATGGGATTCTGCGGACGGAAGGGAATCCCCATATCCTTTCTCTCCGAAAACGGGCGTTTTCTTGCCCGTGTGGATGGCCCCGTGAGAGGAAACGTTCTGCTCCGTCGCCAGCAGTATCGGGTTGCGGACAACAATGAGGGGACTCTCTCCATTGCCAAGAGCGTCCTCATAGGCAAAATCGGCAACTCTAGGGCCGTGTTGATGCGGACTGCCAGGGATAACCCGGACAGAGATATGCATCCTTTGACCGATGCAGTTCGGTATCTGTCGGGGCAAGTTGAGGAGCTGAAACGGGTCGGAAATTTGGAAGCCATGAGAGGGCTGGAGGGAGATGCTGCTCAATGTTATTTCGGCGCCTTCGACAACATGATCCTGAACCAGAAAGAGTCCTTCCAATTCACAGGACGATCCAGAAGGCCTCCCCTGGACAGGGTAAACGCCATGCTTTCTTTTGTCTACTCCATGCTGGCCCACGACATAGCTTCCGCCCTCGAAGGCGTCGGCCTTGATCCCGCTGTGGGATTCCTCCACAAAGAACGACCGGGGCGGCCGAGCCTTGCCCTGGATATCATGGAGGAATTCCGCTCCTGGCTTGCTGACCGCCTTGTTCTGTCTCTCATCAACCTCAACCAGGTACGGGCCGACGGTTTCGTCATCACTGAAAGCGGAGCCGTTATTATGGACGAGGAAGTCCGAAAAACAGTCATATCGGCCTGGCAAAAAAGAAAACAGGACGAACTGACGCACCCATTCCTCGGGGAAAAAATACAGATAGGGCTTTTGCCACATATGCAGGCCAGGCTTCTGGCAAGGCATATCAGGGGCGAGCTTGAGGTTTATCCCCCCTATCAATGGAGGTAG